A genomic window from Aerosakkonema funiforme FACHB-1375 includes:
- a CDS encoding cysteine peptidase family C39 domain-containing protein, whose translation MGLEIIITLLLGSLLFRLGMVFGKVLLRNGATANDLFKGKSWISLAFLGFYFALLILTLNVPQMQILPLEWRFYGMQVSWTLLRVILLGICGMAFTVSWYTARSQIIAVVLLALLGLGAFTSAEAYFLAPIYSSLEDNLQPNGVFKQTSTSSCAPAALATLLRRWGLDSTESSVARLAGTSRMGTSMPQLIVAAKALGMDAIELGPTWEQMQQINRPGVLAVWLFSGVRKLPHAVALLALSSDTATIADPARGKIFQLDRTVFAKVWRHQYLPIFRPQDIYLTPPQAADYLHRLGYLQTAQSFGDLKKAILSFQKAEGLKANGELDPQTVLLLSGAFLQGVPTLSK comes from the coding sequence ATGGGACTGGAGATAATTATCACTTTGTTGTTGGGTTCGTTGCTATTTCGTTTGGGTATGGTTTTTGGCAAGGTATTGCTGCGAAATGGCGCGACAGCAAACGATTTGTTTAAGGGTAAATCGTGGATATCGCTAGCTTTCTTAGGTTTCTATTTCGCATTATTGATACTAACATTAAATGTGCCGCAGATGCAGATTTTGCCTTTGGAATGGCGTTTCTACGGTATGCAGGTGAGTTGGACATTGCTACGGGTAATCTTGTTAGGAATTTGCGGTATGGCTTTCACAGTTAGCTGGTACACGGCGCGATCGCAGATAATTGCAGTAGTTTTGCTTGCCTTACTGGGACTGGGTGCGTTTACCTCCGCCGAAGCTTATTTTTTGGCTCCCATCTACTCGTCTCTTGAAGATAACCTGCAACCGAATGGCGTGTTTAAGCAAACTTCCACCAGCAGCTGTGCGCCTGCGGCGTTGGCTACCTTGTTGCGTCGCTGGGGACTGGATAGCACCGAATCCAGCGTGGCGCGTTTAGCTGGAACCAGTCGTATGGGAACTTCCATGCCCCAGTTAATTGTAGCGGCCAAAGCTTTGGGTATGGATGCGATCGAACTGGGCCCAACTTGGGAACAAATGCAGCAAATCAATCGCCCTGGTGTGTTGGCAGTTTGGCTGTTCAGCGGCGTTCGCAAACTTCCTCATGCGGTGGCTTTGTTGGCTTTGAGTTCCGATACGGCGACAATTGCAGACCCCGCACGGGGAAAAATATTTCAACTCGATCGCACTGTGTTTGCCAAAGTTTGGCGTCACCAGTACCTGCCGATTTTTCGCCCCCAGGATATCTACTTAACTCCCCCTCAAGCGGCTGATTATCTGCATCGGCTGGGGTATTTGCAGACAGCGCAGTCTTTTGGCGACTTGAAAAAAGCTATCCTGAGTTTTCAGAAGGCTGAAGGTTTGAAAGCGAACGGCGAACTCGATCCGCAAACAGTATTGCTGTTAAGTGGAGCTTTTTTACAGGGCGTACCGACTCTATCCAAGTGA